Within the Pseudonocardia alni genome, the region AGAGCGGGCGAGAGCCGCCCGACGACACAGCGCACCCCCCTGCGCACGCCATTTTGAGGACCGAGTGAGCATTCTGCTGGACCAGCACCCCGACCTGAACGACTCCGGAGACGAGATCACCACTTCCGCCGCCATGACGGACATCGACGCCGACGCGACCGACACCGTGACCGCCGACGCCGCCCCGGACACCTCCGCCACGCCGGAGGTCACCCCCTCCCGTGAGGCCGTCGAGTTCGAGCCCGCCGCGGTCACGGCCGACGAGCCCGGCGACGACACCCCCGCCGGACCGACCTTCGCCGACCTGGGCCTCGCGCCCCGGCTGCTCGAGACCCTGGACAAGCTGGGCTACGCCGTGCCGAGCCCGATCCAGGCCGCCGCGATCAGCCCGCTGATCGCCGGTCGTGACCTGCTGGGACAGGCCGCCACCGGGACCGGCAAGACCGCCGCGTTCGCGCTGCCGATGCTGCAGCGCCTGGCCGACGGCCGTACCGCCCGCTCCCGCGGCGCCAAGCCGTTCGGCCTGGTGCTCGCCCCGACCCGTGAGCTGGCCATGCAGGTCGGCGACGCGGTCGCCAAGTACGGCGCCGCCCTCGGTGCCTCGGTCGCCTGCGTCTACGGCGGCGCGCCCATCGGCCCGCAGCTGGGCCAGCTCCGCCGTGGCGTCGACATCGTCGTCGCCACCCCCGGCCGCGCGATCGACCTGGTCAACCGGGGCGCGCTCGCCCTGGACGCGATCGAGGTCGCCGTCCTCGACGAGGCCGACGAGATGCTCGACATGGGCTTCGTCGAGGACATCGAGACGATCCTGGGCGCCACGCCGCGGGGCCGTCAGACCGTGCTGTTCTCGGCGACCATGCCGGGCCGCATCCAGAGCCTGGCGCGGACCCACCTGAGCGACCCGGCCGACATCCGGATCAAGAAGGAGGCCACGCCCGAGGGCGAGGCCCCACGGGTCCGCCAGACCGCGTACCACGTGCCCCGCAGCCACGTCACCGTCGCGCTGGGCCGGGTGCTCGAGATGGAGCAGCCGACCGCGGCGATCGTGTTCTGCCGCACCCGCGCCGACGTCGACGCCGTCACCGAGACCCTCACCGCGCGCGGCCTGCGCGCCGAGGCGCTGCACGGTGGCATGGATCAGGAGCACCGCACCCGGGTCGTCGAGCGCCTGCGCGCCGGCCGCACCGAGCTGCTGGTCGCCACCGACGTCGCGGCCCGTGGTCTGGACATCGACTCGCTGACCCACGTGGTCAACCACGACGTGCCGTCGTCGCCGGAGTCCTACGTGCACCGCATCGGCCGGGTCGGCCGGGCGGGACGCGAGGGCGTCGCGATCACCCTGGTCACCCCGGGGTCGGTGCGTCACCTGCGCAACATCGAGCGCCTCATCGGGGCCTCGGTGCCCAGCGCGCCGGTGCCCTCGCCGGAGGACCTGCGCACCGTGCGGCTCGCCCGCACCGCGCTGGCCCTGCGCGAGCAGGCCGGTCAGGACGCCGACACCCCGCCGCAGGACGGTGTCGAGCAGCTCGTCGTCGAGCTGGCCCGTGACCACGACCTCGCCTCGATCGCCGCCGCGGCGATCCGGATCGCCCGTGCCGACAACTCGGTGCCGGACGACGAGATCGAGATCCCGCAGGTCCGCTCGCGTGGTGGCCGTGACAGCGGCCCCGGCGACCGTGGCCCGCGCCGCGACCGCGACGGCCGTCCGGGCGGTGCCCGCGGCCAGGGCGCCCGTCCCCCGAAGGCCGGGGCGACCCGCCTGTTCGTCTCGGCGGGTCGTGCCTCCGGTGTGCGCCCGCAGGACATCGTGGGCGCGCTGGCGAACGAGTCCCGGCTGTCCGGCCGCGACATCGGCGCCATCCAGATCCACGAGCGTCACTCGCTGGTCGAGGTGCCCGAGCACGCCGCGGACGACGTGCTGCGCTCGCTGCGCGGTGCGACGACGCTGAAGGGCCGCAAGGCCAACGTGCGTCGGGATCGGGACAACGCCGGCGCCCACTAGGCCCGGGATGCACGAGAGGGGCCCCGCGCGATCCGCGCGGGGCCCCTCTCGTCGTCCGGGGGTCGGTCAGCGCACCTCGACCCGGTCGCCCTGGCGCAGCTTCCCGAAGAACACCGTGGCGTCCTGGTTGCGCATCTTGACGCATCCCGCGGACCCGGAGTCGCGGTCGCCCTGGTGGAAGGCGACACCACCCGGGGCGAAGAACACCGACCACGGCATCGGGGCGCCGTCGAACTCGGCGGAGTAGTGCTCGCGGTCCTTGTCGTAGACGGCGAAGTCACCGGTGGGGGTCTCCGTGCCGTGGCCCCCGGTGGCGACGTCGACGGGACCGTAGGTGATCGAGCCGCCGTTCATCAGCCACGCCTGCTGGGACCCGAGGTCCACGCAGGCCCTCGCCGACGCCGAGCACGGGGTGCCGGCGACCCCCGGGTCGGCATCGGCCGCGAGGGCGGTGCCCGCGGCACCCAGCCCGACGACCAGCCCGGCGGTCACGACGGCCAGGGCGCGTCGGCGGCGCGCCCGGCGAGTGCTACGGGGAGTGGGCTCGTTCGTGTGCGCCATGAGTGTTGCTCAGGTCCTCTCGGGTGAACGATGGTGCTGCCGGACGGTTCAACGATCACCCCCGGCGACGGATACGCCCGGACGGGTCATCGGTTGCGACGGGAAACAGGCCTGCCCCGGCGATCTGCGGGAGGATCGGCCCCGTCCCGACACCGGAGTCCGGCCGAGGAGCGCGTATGACCACCACCCCGTCCCGCAAGCCCCGCAGTCATCAGGTCACCGACGGCATCGGCGCCACCGCCGCGCGCAGCATGCTGCGCGCGGTCGGCATGCGTGACGACGACTTCGCCAAGCCCCAGATCGGCATCGCCTCGTCCTGGAACGAGATCACCCCGTGCAACCTGTCGTTGCAACGGCTCGCGACGGCGGCGAAGGAGGGCGTGCACACCGCGGGCGGCTACCCGCTGGAGTTCGGGACGATCTCGGTGTCCGACGCCATCTCGATGGGGCACCGGGGCATGCACTACTCCCTGGTCAGCCGCGAGATCATCGCCGACTCGGTGGAGACGGTCGTGGAGGCCGAGCGGCTCGACGGGACGGTGCTCCTGGCCGGCTGCGACAAGTCGCTGCCCGGGATGCTGATGGCCGCGGCCCGGCTCGACCTCGCCGGGGTGTTCGTCTACGCCGGGTCGATCATGCCGGGCCGGGTCGGCGACCGGGAGGTCAACATCGGCGACGCGTTCGAGGGCATCGGGGCCTGCGCGCGCGGGCTGATCACCCCCGACGAGCTGGACACCCTGGAACGGGCGATGTGCCCGGGGGAGGGCGCCTGCGGCGGCTTCTACACCGCCAACACGATGGCGGCGGCGGCCGAGGCGCTCGGGATGGCGCTGCCCGGGTCGGCCAGCCCGCCCGCGGTGGACCGGCGTCGCGACGGCGTGGCGCGTGCCTCCGGTGAGGCCGCGGTGGGCATGATCGCCCGTGGCCTGACGGCCCGGTCGGTGCTGACCCGGGAGGCCTTCGAGAACGCGATCGCTGTCGTGATGGCCTTCGGTGGGTCCACCAACGCGGTGCTGCACCTGCTCGCCATCGCCCGTGAGGCCGAGGTGCCGCTGACCCTCGACGACTTCAACACCGTCGGCGACCGGATCCCGCACCTGGCCGACGTCAAGCCGTTCGGGCGGCACCTCATGTACGCCGTCGACCAGGTCGGGGGCGTACCGGTGATGATGAGGGCACTGCTCGACGCGGGCCTGATCCACGGCGACGCCCGCACCGTCACCGGCCGCACGGTCGCGGAGAACCTCGCCGAGCTCGACCCGCCGGGCCTCGACGGCTCGGTCATCCACGACCTC harbors:
- a CDS encoding DEAD/DEAH box helicase, which produces MTDIDADATDTVTADAAPDTSATPEVTPSREAVEFEPAAVTADEPGDDTPAGPTFADLGLAPRLLETLDKLGYAVPSPIQAAAISPLIAGRDLLGQAATGTGKTAAFALPMLQRLADGRTARSRGAKPFGLVLAPTRELAMQVGDAVAKYGAALGASVACVYGGAPIGPQLGQLRRGVDIVVATPGRAIDLVNRGALALDAIEVAVLDEADEMLDMGFVEDIETILGATPRGRQTVLFSATMPGRIQSLARTHLSDPADIRIKKEATPEGEAPRVRQTAYHVPRSHVTVALGRVLEMEQPTAAIVFCRTRADVDAVTETLTARGLRAEALHGGMDQEHRTRVVERLRAGRTELLVATDVAARGLDIDSLTHVVNHDVPSSPESYVHRIGRVGRAGREGVAITLVTPGSVRHLRNIERLIGASVPSAPVPSPEDLRTVRLARTALALREQAGQDADTPPQDGVEQLVVELARDHDLASIAAAAIRIARADNSVPDDEIEIPQVRSRGGRDSGPGDRGPRRDRDGRPGGARGQGARPPKAGATRLFVSAGRASGVRPQDIVGALANESRLSGRDIGAIQIHERHSLVEVPEHAADDVLRSLRGATTLKGRKANVRRDRDNAGAH
- a CDS encoding L,D-transpeptidase, which codes for MAHTNEPTPRSTRRARRRRALAVVTAGLVVGLGAAGTALAADADPGVAGTPCSASARACVDLGSQQAWLMNGGSITYGPVDVATGGHGTETPTGDFAVYDKDREHYSAEFDGAPMPWSVFFAPGGVAFHQGDRDSGSAGCVKMRNQDATVFFGKLRQGDRVEVR
- the ilvD gene encoding dihydroxy-acid dehydratase, whose amino-acid sequence is MTTTPSRKPRSHQVTDGIGATAARSMLRAVGMRDDDFAKPQIGIASSWNEITPCNLSLQRLATAAKEGVHTAGGYPLEFGTISVSDAISMGHRGMHYSLVSREIIADSVETVVEAERLDGTVLLAGCDKSLPGMLMAAARLDLAGVFVYAGSIMPGRVGDREVNIGDAFEGIGACARGLITPDELDTLERAMCPGEGACGGFYTANTMAAAAEALGMALPGSASPPAVDRRRDGVARASGEAAVGMIARGLTARSVLTREAFENAIAVVMAFGGSTNAVLHLLAIAREAEVPLTLDDFNTVGDRIPHLADVKPFGRHLMYAVDQVGGVPVMMRALLDAGLIHGDARTVTGRTVAENLAELDPPGLDGSVIHDLADPIHPTGGLTILRGSLAPDGAVVKSAGFDAATFTGTARVFDGEQGALDAVDAGEIGPGTIVLIRYEGPRGGPGMREMLAVTGRIKGAGLGKDVLLVTDGRFSGATTGLCVGHVAPEAADGGPIALVRDGDTITLDMKARTIDIGVEPAELERRRAEWTCPEPTNRRGVLGKYAKLVSSAADGAVCG